A region of the Arachis hypogaea cultivar Tifrunner chromosome 15, arahy.Tifrunner.gnm2.J5K5, whole genome shotgun sequence genome:
TTTAACTTACAATTCTTTTTGGGTATTTCTGGAAATTCAATATAAaagtttttccttttttattggaTTAAACAtgctaaatttaaaatattcaaaaatgcaTTGTTCTGATGTTTCAGTTTATTCTCAATATCTTCATTGCACAAATTCAAATAGTTACTGTTGTAGTTATTTCTTAGGCAGAACATATTTTCTTGTGTGAACtttattaatatgtatgtgaACTTTATACGAGTATACAAAAATGCTAGGCCTATGATGACATGGGAGTTCAATGAGGTTATGGTTATTATTTGAGTGGGTTCATTAGACTAGTATTAGTAGTATACCAGTGCCTCTGGCTGCTTATGTTTTGGATTAGAATTGAAGTTCTCTAATTTGTATAAAGCATGGTTAAGACCGGGTTCTCTTTTTTGTATCAATGTAAAAAGTAAGATATTTATCTTTTTGTGTCTTACTACAAGAGTTGCTGGTACTTCTTCATTACTCACATAGATTGAGCATGGTTTTCTTATGTAGCTTGTGTGCACCATCTGTTTggacaaaattaaactttgaaataaaaaatatttatatatatcatattcttatattatatatatattcctaAACTTGTCTTTTCTTGTTGTTTCCTACTGCATTGACATTGCTaccagaaagaaaagaaaagaaaagttatttATATTCCTAAACTGGCCTTGCTTGATTTTTTTTTGCAGAATGGATTCCAAACAGAAGATGAAAGTTATTGCCTGCTTGATTTTACATTTCGAATTAATGAATGACCTTATGATTAAGTTGTTGATAATTTGCTATGTTTTGATTATATTGcaatggaaaaaaaagaaaagaaaatggaatgaTAGTTATAGTAGGCAAGTAATAAGAGATGTTAGTGTTGATAGGATTATTTATTTTAGTGATCTAGCATGTATAGAAAACACAAGAATGGATAGATGTGCCTTTCATGCATTGTGTAACATGCTTAAAAGGGTTGGAAGGTTAGAACCAAGTAGGAATATGGGTGTGGAAGAAATGGTTGCcatgtttttacatattatagCACATGACGTCAAAATTAGAGTAATAAAGAGACAATTTGTGAGATCTGAAGAAACAATTAGTAGGCGGTTTAATGATGTATTGCTTGCTATTTTGAGATGTCATAATCTCTTACTGAAGAAACCTCAACCATTTAGCCAGGATAAAATGGATGAACGATGGAAATGGTTTAAGGTAATTTATTTTGCTAATGTTGTTAAATCTCATATGGTTGGTGTTCTTTAGAATTGAGTTAATTGATCTTTGTTTTGGATTTTAGGATTGCCTAGGAGCCTTAGATGGTACTCATATCAAAGTCAATGTCCTTGAGGCTGATAAGCCTAGATATCGAAACAGAAAAGGTGACATAACAACCAATGTGCTTGGAGTGGTTGCTCCCGATATGCAATTTATCTACGTACTGGCGGGTTGGGAAGGTTCAGCTGCGGATTCTAGGGTATTGCGAGATGCACTATTTCGCAATGGGTTTAGTGTTCCCCAAGGTATTTTATTGAGACTTTAATATGTTATCAAAGTAACCATTTGATCTTTCATTAATTTTGTTCAATTGTGTATGTCACACTAGGTCATTATTACTTATGTGATGCTGGATATATGAATTGTGAAGGATTTTTGGCACCTTATAGAGGACAAAAATATCATTTGAGTGAGTTTAATCCACATAATCAACCCAGTACAGCTCAAGAGTTTTTTAATATGAAACACTCACAAGCTAGGAATGTCATTGAAAGGGCATTTGGAGTATTGAAAGCAAGATGGGGAATTTTAAGGGGAAGATCATTTTATCCTATTAAgactcaaggaagaattataactgCTTGTTGCCTTTTGCATAATCATATTAGAAGAGTGATGGTTGTGGATCCTATTGATGAGATAGAAGATCAAAATATacttggagtagatggtgagacgATCCACCATATTGAAACGAGTGATGCTTGGGGTAGATGGAGAGATCAACTTGCACAAGAAATGTGGAACCAATGGAGGAGAAGACATCACGCTCGATAATTGTAATAATTTTTCTATGTGTGAGGTTGTCTATCGTAACATTGATTTCATTTTGTTTATGTGTTTGTGTTCTTGTATAAGAGTTGTGCATGTATGCTTATTAGTGCAagtaattttttacttttgagaCTTCTTTGTAACTTTCATTTGGAtaatagtaatatttttttagtgaatttaattgtgataatgttaattttaattaaatatatttgttattaggggtattttagtaaatttgagAAGATTAGAAtcgataataattttaattaaacatatttttattaagggtattttagtaaattttttattagaagtatttttgtaaattcaaaatgtaaaaaaagtaataattttaattaaacatattattaagtgaaatttagaatcaataataatttaagtaaagatatttgatattgggggtattttgataaatttaaaaaaaatagaatcaataataattttagttaaacatatttgatattggaggtatttaagtaaatttaaaaaaatagaatcaataataattttatttgaacatatttaatattaagggtattttagtaaatttaaaaaaattagaatcaataaacAATTTAGCTAAAGGTATTTGATATtcggggtattttagtaaattctaaaaaaaattagaatcaataataattttagctaaacatatttattattaggggtattttagtaaatttattattagaaatattttgtaaattaaaaaaaataatgtaaaaaaataatatttaattagctttatatttaatttttagtcattaataatttaatttgaatgagtaagggtaattttgacatattacataatatgactaagaaatttaaactcaaccaaacaaaaatttatttattcctaGGATTATTACATAACATTCCAAGacattaaattttataaacaaacATAGGTATCTTCTATTCCAAGTAATCTTATTCCTAGGTATTATATTCTTAAAAATAACATTCCtagtaataaaatttaatctttgaaCCACACACACCCTTAGAGATTTTGCAAGTGCAGTCAATCGTATACTGACCCCAAAGAATTCTTTGATGAATTGATAACTCACTATCGAAGAATACTAGATCTTTTAAATCCCACACATGTCTATGTTATCGTAAGTTACGACTAATCTTACACTCTATTATAAGTTTTGAacttaaagagaatgggtaagattcaGAGTGAAGATAGACAAGATTCCTTCTCCCTATTTTCTAATGAAGTTTTGAGGAAAATGTATCTTAGGTGATGACACTCATATGAATGCATTCATATGTTGTGCTTGTTTCTGTTTAAATTCACTTCTTATTCGTCTTGTATTATAGATGTTTGCCTGAGTTTCTCTTTTAGGAGCATTCTTGGAAATAGACAATATAT
Encoded here:
- the LOC112751090 gene encoding protein ALP1-like, which gives rise to MDSKQKMKVIACLILHFELMNDLMIKLLIICYVLIILQWKKKKRKWNDSYSRQVIRDVSVDRIIYFSDLACIENTRMDRCAFHALCNMLKRVGRLEPSRNMGVEEMVAMFLHIIAHDVKIRVIKRQFVRSEETISRRFNDVLLAILRCHNLLLKKPQPFSQDKMDERWKWFKDCLGALDGTHIKVNVLEADKPRYRNRKGDITTNVLGVVAPDMQFIYVLAGWEGSAADSRVLRDALFRNGFSVPQGHYYLCDAGYMNCEGFLAPYRGQKYHLSEFNPHNQPSTAQEFFNMKHSQARNVIERAFGVLKARWGILRGRSFYPIKTQGRIITACCLLHNHIRRVMVVDPIDEIEDQNILGVDGETIHHIETSDAWGRWRDQLAQEMWNQWRRRHHAR